Proteins from a single region of Astatotilapia calliptera unplaced genomic scaffold, fAstCal1.2 U_scaffold_45, whole genome shotgun sequence:
- the LOC113018151 gene encoding up-regulator of cell proliferation-like, with product MTLADVNSGLDEASVAEMTEKHLESLLEDLSLEQYCRLKLSLNKILAIDKKIIADEAAKCKSDLPWYFLKKLMMVNVTARNVTYTPDCGSICPNKSETTDSDFDDLFESPNTGDMLNPLDIIIALFLGSDSFVQQEMALKMSMCQFSVPLLLPNCDTNQCTLMLWAMRDIVKKYRPQSLSESKGFIEERIVLSELPMISFVRLGECSSSKSEILNKLLTDSQQYHETFVHYNMECGDSPRRISNGLTEITWYLPCGNTNIDIFSQPVAVANLRGDIESFDTQYSFLCQTSAAVFVFFDHLDSECSLLTNPHHKAQIFLVGNYESKCFSKDALKEVANKLGLTKNNIIIKTKDKNDADLVKDLRKTITDVVKNPNMKMKIEQMAEIAHELGILVDEDSPECQTAKTNAEAITAEIQDILKYKENQLPCQGELWKELTCLEKEEFRLQNVGSKSIEDYRSELQLQKEELRKKQNSYDMSTAMTCFINAISSPGTERFYFLKWMRMNLDNVSRIKLSELREKYKEKCKNSENKEEIKEIDRQLSNSSLGTEHFFREMGQIYEASLSLPQTDPSRQQLQHLPKLCAELLLDGFPLELVDGDASNIPLRWVSDVLSQLSDLVSPNRKILVVTVLGVQSTGKSTLLNAMFGVQFAVSSGRCTRGAFMLLIKINEDMKNVLNCDFMLIIDTEGLKSPELAQLDNSYEHDNELATLVVGLSDVTIVNVAMENSTDMKDILQIVVHAFLRMKEVGKKSKCLFVHQNVSDVSAHEKNLRDRKWLLEQLNEMTQAAAKMEKKEENQSFTDVMEYSPDTGNWYIPGLWNGNPPMAPVNAGYSEAVYELKKNIIQLLGNCESSANDVSEFKEWMTSLWTAVKHENFIFSFRNSLVADAYMRLCTAFNKWEWEFKREMYTWVTNAETRISNFGTVARKSESSDIREFLTCLKSAASTLLSTWEARLQKNLTEYFKQTESHADFVERYRGEFSKSAKSLRKEMERSVFNQLTAAAEIREGMAEIEKIKKTHAQEIEKAVCALIDECQKKNIQMGDIELEDEFHKMWSETLEKLSFVEQKTTNVFTSISYCLRINLSHRGSHACELLSQKSLQDCGKEPFKYTSENLLRRATHAMGRVAKWLNIDDHIMAVRKLSQSIIDACTHFVSEKVKRKINYSDTYIQEILHIIDEKLQNNQDVKTDIKFEVSLKQHICGFAARKFQKMHEDFIQENDPYRCLMKNKEKFRDDFIDVFHERDQCQKKAEEFTNQCLKPAVEDFISNFLGHDIIDEMQKCEQFKTRKSFQRSVLQKLLSMDNFLHYLEYIQNYEEYVKEVMQIQIVDRFTTVSKISEFEEKHLQSCISTINAAINEAKNRKSDDLKTFVEDICKELGDKLVISQDALGAFMILNNADKELFAHWLADCVIEMAEDLRKEFQRLNIERKLQHLHVQPQNELFNKLVGCGKQCPFCKAPCEAGGGAHTEHFASLHRPQGLGKSVMNTTEKLATEICTSSVISESSFCCSASDNQWQPFKKYRDFYKDWKIAPDGSLNASDYWKYVITKYNEKFAEVFNAKPADIPKAWYGIKKGQAEKSLKVSFQN from the coding sequence TTGCTGATGAAGCTGCGAAGTGTAAATCTGACCTCCCATGGTATTTTCTAAAAAAACTAATGATGGTTAATGTGACAGCTAGGAATGTGACATACACACCAGATTGTGGGTCAATTTGTCCTAATAAATCCGAAACCACAGATTCAGATTTTGATGATCTGTTTGAGAGCCCAAACACAGGTGACATGCTAAATCCCCTTGACATAATCATTGCTCTCTTTCTGGGTTCTGATAGTTTTGTACAGCAGGAAATGGCACTCAAAATGTCCATGTGTCAGTTctctgttcctctgctgcttccaAATTGTGACACCAATCAGTGCACACTCATGCTGTGGGCCATGAGAGACATTGTTAAAAAGTACAGACCTCAGTCTCTGTCAGAATCCAAGGGGTTCATTGAAGAAAGAATTGTTCTCTCTGAACTTCCAATGATCTCTTTCGTCAGACTGGGTGAGTGCTCCTCGTCCAAGTCAGAGATTCTCAATAAGCTCCTAACTGATTCTCAGCAGTACCATGAGACCTTTGTTCACTACAACATGGAGTGTGGTGACAGTCCAAGAAGAATATCCAACGGACTGACTGAAATTACTTGGTATCTTCcttgtggaaacacaaacaTTGATATTTTCAGTCAGCCAGTGGCTGTAGCTAACCTTCGTGGGGACATTGAATCTTTTGACACACAATACTCCTTTCTGTGCCAGACAtctgctgcagtttttgtgttctttgacCATTTGGACTCTGAGTGCAGTCTACTTACCAACCCACACCACAAGGCCCAGATCTTCTTAGTGGGTAACTATGAGAGCAAGTGCTTCAGTAAAGATGCTTTAAAGGAAGTAGCAAATAAGTTGGGCTTGACTAAGAACAACATAATTATtaagacaaaagacaaaaatgatgCAGACTTGGTAAAAGATCTAAGAAAAACAATCACAGATGTAGTTAAGAACCCAAATATGAAGATGAAAATAGAGCAGATGGCAGAAATTGCCCATGAACTGGGAATCCTGGTTGATGAAGACTCTCCAGAGTGCCAGACTGCAAAGACAAATGCAGAAGCCATCACTGCAGAAATTCAAGACATccttaaatacaaagaaaatcagcTTCCGTGTCAAGGTGAATTATGGAAAGAACTGACCTGCTTAGAGAAAGAAGAGTTTCGACTTCAAAATGTTGGGTCTAAAAGTATTGAAGATTACAGAAGCGAACTTCAGCTACAGAAAGAAGAACTGCGGAAAAAGCAGAACTCTTATGACATGTCGACAGCTATGACATGCTTCATTAATGCAATATCAAGCCCAGGAACAGAGaggttttatttcctgaaatGGATGCGAATGAATCTCGATAACGTGTCTCGTATAAAACTGTCTGAACTTCGggagaaatataaagaaaaatgtaagaaCTCTGAGAACAAAGAAGAGATCAAGGAAATTGACAGACAACTTTCCAACAGCTCACTGGGGACTGAACACTTCTTCCGTGAAATGGGTCAGATCTATGAAGCCTCACTGTCCCTTCCACAAACAGATCCATCACGTCAACAGTTGCAGCATCTGCCCAAACTGTGTGCAGAGTTGTTGCTTGATGGATTTCCTCTTGAGCTTGTAGATGGAGATGCATCCAACATCCCTCTCAGATGGGTGAGTGATGTTCTCTCTCAGCTCAGTGACTTGGTGTCTCCAAACAGAAAGATCCTGGTAGTCACAGTTCTTGGAGTTCAGAGCACAGGAAAGTCCACTCTCCTTAACGCCATGTTTGGAGTGCAGTTTGCAGTCAGCAGTGGTCGATGTACTCGAGGTGCCTTTATGTTGCTCATCAAAATCAATGAAGACATGAAAAACGTCCTAAACTGTGACTTCATGCTGATCATTGACACTGAGGGCTTAAAGTCACCAGAACTTGCACAACTAGACAACAGCTATGAGCACGACAATGAGCTTGCTACACTTGTTGTGGGCCTGAGTGATGTCACCATCGTCAATGTTGCAATGGAGAATTCCACTGACATGAAAGACATCCTACAAATAGTTGTGCATGCTTTTCTCAGGATGAAGGAGGTGggcaaaaagtcaaaatgtttatttgttcaCCAGAATGTGTCCGATGTTTCAGCCCATGAGAAGAACTTACGAGACAGGAAATGGCTCCTGGAACAGTTAAATGAGATGACCCAGGCAGCAgccaaaatggaaaagaaagaggagaatCAGAGCTTCACTGATGTGATGGAGTACAGTCCAGACACTGGGAACTGGTACATTCCTGGACTCTGGAATGGAAACCCACCAATGGCACCAGTCAATGCAGGGTACAGTGAGGCTGTATATGAGCTGAAGAAAAACATCATCCAACTGCTGGGAAACTGTGAGTCATCTGCTAATGATGTCTCTGAGTTTAAAGAGTGGATGACAAGTCTGTGGACTGCAGTAAAGCACGAAAACTTCATCTTCAGCTTCAGAAACAGTCTAGTAGCCGATGCATACATGAGACTCTGCACAGCATTCAACAAATGGGAGTGGGaattcaaaagagaaatgtaCACCTGGGTAACAAATGCTGAAACAAGAATTTCCAATTTTGGTACAGTTGCTAGAAAATCTGAATCTTCAGACATAAGAGAATTTTTGACTTGTTTGAAAAGTGCAGCCTCCACACTGCTGTCCACATGGGAGGCAAGGCTTCAAAAAAACCTGACAGAGTATTTCAAGCAAACAGAGAGTCATGCAGATTTTGTAGAAAGATACAGGGGGGAATTCTCAAAGAGTGCAAAGAGCCTTCGAAAAGAAATGGAAAGGAGTGTTTTTAATCagctcacagcagcagcagaaatcaGAGAGGGAATggcagaaattgaaaaaattaaaaagactcATGCACAAGAAATCGAAAAGGCAGTTTGTGCACTAATTGATGAATGTCAGAAAAAGAATATCCAGATGGGAGACATAGAACTAGAAGATGAATTTCACAAGatgtggagtgaaactctggaGAAACTTTCTTTTGTAGAACAAAAGACTACAAATGTCTTCACCAGCATATCTTACTGCCTGAGAATCAATCTGTCACACAGGGGGAGTCATGCATGTGAATTATTGAGTCAAAAAAGTTTACAGGATTGTGGAAAAGAGCCTTTCAAATATACAAGTGAGAACCTACTTCGCAGAGCTACACATGCAATGGGCAGAGTGGCTAAATGGCTCAACATTGACGATCACATAATGGCTGTACGAAAACTGTCTCAGAGCATCATAGATGCCTGCACTCACTTTGtgagtgaaaaagtgaaaagaaaaatcaattacTCTGACACTTACATCCAGGAGATCCTACACATCATTGATGAGAAACTACAAAACAATCAAGATGTTAAAACAGACATTAAGTTTGAAGTTTCCCTCAAACAGCACATCTGTGGATTTGCAGCCAGAAAGTTTCAGAAGATGCACGAAGATTTTATCCAAGAAAATGATCCCTACAGATGTCTgatgaaaaacaaggaaaagttTCGTGATGATTTCATTGATGTGTTCCATGAAAGAGACCAGTGTCAGAAGAAGGCAGAAGAATTCACCAACCAGTGCTTGAAGCCTGCTGTTGAAGACTTTATCAGTAATTTCCTAGGACATGATATTATTGATGAAATGCAGAAATGTGAGCAGTTCAAGACAAGAAAGTCATTTCAGCGTTCAGTTTTACAGAAATTGCTTTCAATGGATAATTTTTTGCACTACCTGGAATATATTCAGAATTATGAGGAGTATGTAAAAGAAGTGATGCAGATACAAATAGTGGACCGCTTCACAACTGTGTCCAAAATATCAGAGTTTGAGGAGAAACATCTTCAGTCATGTATCAGCACCATTAATGCTGCCATCAACGAGgccaaaaacagaaagagtgaTGATTTGAAGACATTTGTTGAAGATATTTGCAAAGAACTTGGTGATAAACTGGTCATTTCCCAGGATGCTCTTGGTGCTTTCATGATCCTGAACAATGCTGACAAGGAACTGTTTGCTCATTGGCTCGCAGATTGTGTAATTGAGATGGCAGAAGATCTTAGAAAAGAGTTTCAAAGACTGAACATTGAAAGGAAACTACAGCATCTCCACGTGCAACCCCAGAATGAGCTTTTCAACAAACTGGTTGGTTGTGGCAAACAGTGTCCATTCTGCAAAGCTCCCtgtgaggcaggaggaggagctcaTACTGAGCATTTTGCTTCACTGCATAGGCCTCAGGGTCTGGGTAAATCTGTTATGAATACAACAGAAAAACTTGCCACTGAAATATGCACATCTTCTGTGATCAGTGAAAGTAGCTTTTGCTGCAGTGCTTCAGACAATCAATGGCAGCCCTTCAAAAAATACAGAGATTTTTACAAAGACTGGAAAATTGCTCCAGATGGGAGCCTTAATGCATCAGACTACTGGAAATATGTAATAACAAAGTACAACGAGAAATTTGCCGAAGTATTTAATGCAAAACCTGCTGATATCCCTAAAGCTTGGTATGGCATCAAAAAAGGTCAGGCAGAAAAAAGTCTCAAAGTGTCATTTCAAAACTAG